A genomic window from Algoriphagus sp. Y33 includes:
- a CDS encoding DNA polymerase III subunit alpha, translating into MFLNCKTWFSYRYGTFSTRELVYTAADLGFQALALTNINSTADLWDFVEFCREKNIKPIAGTEIRNGDEFCYTLLAKNDAGLLEINRFLSMHLQEELLFPARPDCFLEVFIIYPVGKYAVEELKDHEFIGVLAGELNRIKKQELQAFPKKWLIRHPVTFQDKTYFNVHRLLRAIGKNTLITKLGATDFASPDEMFVPEAELMAAFRNFPVMITNTLQLIDACCIHTELHTDKNKRCFSASPEDDRILLEKLAMEGLDYRYGNNPVARQRVFKELKIINQLNFNAYFLIVWDVIRYAQNRGFYHVGRGSGANSIVAYCMKITDVDPIKLDLYFERFLNPHRTSPPDFDIDFSWKDRDEVIDYIFKRYGKDHVSLLGMYSTFQRRAVIRELGKVFGLPKEEIDQLVRGKDQPLNEDKIQRTILKYGKLLENFPNHHSIHPGGMLISEKPIYQYTVNEMPPKGFCTAQIDMFLAEKIGLFKLDILSQRGLGHIKEAIRLVKQNRGIDIDIHRVEQFMVDPKVADQIKRADTIGCFYIESPAMRQLLTKLKCEDYLTLVAASSIIRPGVSQSGMMKQYIERFHDPEKIVYLHPKMKELLEETYGVMVYQEDVIKVAHHFAGMDMGEADILRRAMSGKYRGHDKFIQIREKFFANCKGLGYEEAVTAEVWRQIESFGGYSFSKAHSASFAVESYQSLYLKTYYPKEFMVAVINNFGGFYSTEFYFHELKRTGAKVHPPCVNSSDYLTNISGDDVFVGFIHVEQLEKSLCERMLDERARSGPYLGLHDFIERTHAGPEMLNILISVGAFGFTGLGKKKLLWQANFLQKRQTEPMDAPALFREPPMEFVLPDFPDYPLEDAIDEINVLGFALTDMFRLCADDGRGTVMAADLPGILGKPVEMLGQLVTTKDVRTVNREYMAFGTFLDPKGDWLDTVHFPNTLKRFPFQGKGFYRLKGKVVQEFGVYALEVNFMKKVGLKDKKATV; encoded by the coding sequence ATGTTTTTGAATTGCAAGACATGGTTCAGTTACCGTTACGGTACATTTTCTACCAGGGAACTGGTGTATACGGCTGCGGATTTGGGATTTCAGGCTCTGGCCCTTACCAATATCAACAGTACGGCGGATCTATGGGATTTTGTGGAGTTCTGCCGGGAAAAAAACATCAAGCCTATTGCCGGGACCGAGATCAGAAACGGGGATGAGTTTTGTTATACGCTTCTGGCAAAGAACGATGCAGGTTTGCTTGAAATCAACCGTTTCCTTTCCATGCACCTGCAGGAGGAACTTTTGTTTCCAGCTAGGCCAGACTGCTTTTTAGAGGTGTTTATCATTTATCCAGTAGGAAAATATGCAGTAGAAGAACTAAAGGATCATGAATTCATTGGTGTGCTCGCCGGCGAATTGAACCGGATTAAAAAGCAGGAACTCCAGGCATTTCCCAAGAAGTGGCTAATCCGCCACCCCGTCACGTTCCAGGACAAAACCTACTTCAATGTACACCGGCTGCTTAGGGCTATCGGTAAAAACACCCTGATCACCAAGCTGGGTGCAACTGACTTTGCCTCTCCTGATGAAATGTTCGTGCCGGAAGCGGAGCTGATGGCAGCATTCCGGAATTTCCCGGTTATGATCACCAACACCCTCCAGTTGATCGATGCCTGCTGTATCCATACAGAGTTGCATACCGACAAGAACAAGCGGTGTTTTTCAGCCTCCCCGGAGGATGACAGGATTTTACTTGAAAAACTCGCCATGGAAGGGTTGGATTACCGTTATGGGAATAACCCGGTTGCCAGGCAACGTGTCTTCAAGGAACTGAAGATCATCAATCAGCTGAATTTCAATGCCTATTTTCTGATTGTATGGGACGTGATCCGCTATGCACAGAACCGGGGATTTTACCATGTGGGTAGGGGGAGTGGAGCCAATTCCATCGTGGCCTATTGCATGAAAATCACGGATGTGGATCCGATCAAACTGGATCTGTACTTTGAACGCTTTTTAAATCCGCACCGGACTTCCCCTCCGGACTTTGATATTGATTTTTCATGGAAAGACCGGGACGAGGTGATTGATTACATCTTCAAGCGCTACGGCAAAGACCATGTATCCCTGTTGGGTATGTACAGCACATTTCAACGTAGGGCAGTGATTAGGGAACTCGGAAAGGTGTTTGGATTGCCCAAGGAGGAGATAGACCAGCTGGTCAGGGGCAAAGACCAGCCCCTAAACGAGGATAAGATCCAGCGTACCATCCTCAAGTACGGCAAGCTGTTGGAGAATTTCCCGAACCACCACAGCATCCATCCGGGGGGCATGTTGATATCAGAAAAGCCGATCTACCAATATACAGTCAATGAAATGCCACCAAAGGGATTTTGTACCGCCCAGATCGATATGTTTCTGGCTGAAAAGATCGGTCTTTTTAAACTGGACATCCTCAGCCAGCGGGGGTTGGGACATATCAAGGAGGCGATCCGCTTGGTAAAACAGAATAGGGGAATCGATATTGACATACATCGGGTGGAGCAGTTTATGGTAGACCCCAAGGTGGCTGACCAGATTAAACGGGCGGACACCATAGGATGCTTTTACATAGAAAGCCCTGCAATGCGTCAGCTGCTGACTAAGCTAAAATGTGAGGATTACCTGACGCTGGTAGCTGCCAGCTCCATTATCCGACCCGGAGTGTCCCAGTCAGGCATGATGAAGCAATACATCGAGCGGTTCCATGATCCGGAAAAGATCGTTTACCTGCATCCGAAAATGAAGGAACTGCTGGAGGAAACGTATGGGGTGATGGTGTACCAGGAGGATGTGATCAAGGTGGCCCACCATTTTGCGGGCATGGACATGGGGGAGGCGGATATACTCAGGCGTGCCATGTCCGGTAAATACCGGGGGCATGACAAATTTATACAGATCAGGGAAAAGTTCTTTGCAAACTGTAAGGGATTGGGTTATGAAGAAGCAGTGACTGCAGAAGTTTGGCGGCAGATAGAATCCTTTGGGGGCTATTCATTTTCCAAAGCACATTCAGCCTCTTTTGCGGTGGAAAGCTATCAAAGCCTGTACTTAAAGACCTATTATCCTAAAGAGTTTATGGTGGCGGTCATCAATAATTTCGGTGGATTTTACAGTACTGAGTTTTATTTCCATGAGCTTAAGCGGACAGGGGCTAAGGTTCATCCACCTTGTGTGAACAGCAGTGATTACCTCACCAATATTTCAGGGGATGATGTGTTTGTGGGGTTTATCCACGTAGAGCAACTCGAAAAATCACTCTGTGAAAGGATGCTGGATGAGCGGGCAAGATCAGGCCCTTATCTGGGACTTCATGACTTTATCGAACGTACCCATGCGGGCCCTGAAATGCTGAATATCCTGATCAGTGTAGGGGCATTTGGATTTACAGGACTGGGGAAGAAGAAACTGCTGTGGCAGGCGAACTTTCTGCAGAAAAGGCAGACAGAGCCAATGGATGCTCCAGCCCTGTTTAGAGAACCGCCAATGGAATTTGTGCTTCCAGATTTTCCGGATTATCCTCTGGAAGATGCCATTGATGAAATCAATGTGCTGGGTTTTGCCCTGACTGATATGTTCCGACTGTGTGCCGACGATGGGCGGGGAACAGTGATGGCCGCCGATCTGCCAGGGATACTAGGCAAACCTGTGGAAATGCTCGGACAGCTGGTTACCACTAAGGATGTACGTACGGTCAACAGGGAATACATGGCTTTTGGGACATTTTTGGATCCAAAAGGGGACTGGCTGGACACAGTCCATTTCCCCAATACATTAAAGCGGTTTCCTTTTCAGGGAAAGGGGTTTTATCGGTTAAAAGGCAAGGTGGTGCAGGAATTCGGGGTTTATGCCTTGGAGGTGAATTTTATGAAGAAAGTGGGATTGAAGGACAAGAAGGCGACGGTTTGA
- the dinB gene encoding DNA polymerase IV, producing the protein MERHIVHMDLDTFFVSVERLKNSALNNKPVIIGGSSDRGVVSSCSYEARTFGVHSAMPMRLARRLCPNAFYIKGDFDGYTHYSRLVTEVIQDQVPLLEKASIDEFYLDLTGMDRFFGCGKFTAELKSKIYNESGLPISYALAVNKLVSKVATHDAKPNGQMTVPFGNEKPYLAPLPIRRMPGVGEKTSALLERMGVENIKLLSEIPLRMMQNLLGKSGIDLSRKANGIDESPVIPYTEQKSIGTETTFESDTIDMQFLHAQLVRMTEKVAFEMRQKQKLCGCITVKLRYSNFDTVSRQCMISYNSSDEVLLQRAKELFTKLYDRRMLVRLVGVKLSHLVQGSQQIDLFEHTEEEVSLYQAIDWIKNRYGAHSITRAITLSGI; encoded by the coding sequence ATGGAAAGGCATATAGTGCATATGGATTTGGATACTTTTTTTGTATCCGTGGAGCGGTTGAAAAACAGTGCCCTGAACAATAAACCCGTCATCATCGGTGGAAGCTCGGACAGGGGGGTAGTGTCCTCCTGCAGTTATGAAGCACGAACCTTCGGGGTACATTCGGCCATGCCCATGCGGCTGGCAAGAAGGCTATGCCCCAATGCGTTTTACATCAAAGGGGATTTTGACGGCTACACCCACTACTCCCGACTGGTGACTGAAGTGATTCAGGATCAGGTTCCGCTGTTGGAGAAAGCTTCCATTGATGAGTTTTACCTGGACCTTACAGGAATGGACCGTTTTTTTGGTTGTGGCAAGTTTACCGCTGAGCTTAAAAGCAAAATCTACAACGAATCCGGGCTGCCTATTTCCTATGCACTGGCGGTAAACAAACTGGTGTCAAAAGTTGCCACCCATGATGCCAAACCCAACGGGCAGATGACCGTCCCCTTTGGTAATGAGAAGCCTTATCTGGCACCGTTGCCTATACGCAGGATGCCGGGAGTGGGGGAGAAAACCTCAGCGTTACTTGAGCGGATGGGGGTGGAAAATATCAAATTGCTTTCCGAGATCCCGCTTCGGATGATGCAGAATCTGCTTGGCAAATCTGGCATAGACCTTTCACGCAAAGCCAATGGAATTGATGAATCCCCTGTGATTCCTTATACCGAGCAGAAGAGTATAGGAACTGAGACGACCTTTGAATCGGACACGATTGATATGCAGTTCCTGCATGCCCAGCTGGTACGCATGACCGAGAAGGTCGCCTTTGAAATGAGGCAGAAACAGAAACTTTGCGGTTGTATCACCGTGAAACTCCGCTATTCGAATTTCGATACGGTAAGCAGGCAGTGTATGATTTCCTACAACAGTTCGGATGAGGTGTTGCTGCAACGTGCCAAGGAGCTTTTTACAAAGCTCTACGACAGACGGATGTTGGTACGGTTGGTAGGGGTAAAACTCAGCCATCTGGTACAGGGAAGCCAGCAGATCGATCTCTTTGAGCATACCGAGGAAGAGGTAAGCCTTTACCAGGCCATAGACTGGATTAAAAACCGCTACGGGGCACACAGTATCACCAGGGCTATCACTTTAAGCGGCATATGA
- a CDS encoding LexA family transcriptional regulator, translating to MRSQKYFWAANLKFLRKRRKFSQDELAEKLGMTRVKLNSLENGHTKSPSIDDLLLCADFFRMSVDTLLRIELSRLSELKIRDLEAGNDIYMAGSKMRVLATTVNLTNEDNIEMVPVKAKAGYMEGYGDPEFISTLPVFNLPTFPKDKKYRMFQTEGDSMLPIPDGAYVIGSFLMDWKLAKETACVVVTENEGISFKMVSFSEEKKSFSLRSLNPLYSTYEVNAEEVREIWKFEATLSKELPTETLTLQQIGLGIAEINRKLEDLTN from the coding sequence ATGAGAAGTCAAAAATATTTCTGGGCTGCCAATCTCAAATTCCTCAGAAAGAGAAGAAAATTCAGCCAGGATGAGCTTGCTGAAAAACTCGGGATGACCCGGGTGAAGCTCAATTCATTGGAAAACGGACACACTAAATCACCCTCCATCGATGATTTATTGTTGTGTGCGGACTTTTTCAGAATGAGCGTGGATACGCTGCTCAGGATAGAGCTATCCAGACTCAGCGAATTGAAAATCCGTGACCTGGAAGCGGGAAACGACATTTATATGGCAGGTTCCAAGATGCGGGTGCTTGCCACTACTGTTAACTTAACCAATGAGGACAACATAGAAATGGTACCCGTTAAAGCCAAAGCCGGGTACATGGAAGGTTATGGTGACCCGGAGTTTATCAGTACACTCCCGGTATTCAATCTACCTACTTTCCCCAAGGACAAAAAGTACAGAATGTTTCAGACAGAAGGTGACAGTATGCTTCCTATTCCTGACGGTGCATATGTAATCGGATCATTTTTGATGGACTGGAAACTAGCCAAGGAAACAGCCTGTGTGGTAGTAACTGAAAATGAAGGCATCAGTTTTAAGATGGTGAGCTTTAGTGAGGAAAAGAAAAGTTTCTCTTTGAGATCATTAAACCCGCTTTATTCAACCTATGAAGTAAATGCTGAAGAAGTACGGGAAATCTGGAAGTTTGAGGCAACACTTTCAAAAGAATTGCCGACAGAGACACTTACGCTACAGCAGATAGGATTGGGCATAGCTGAGATAAACAGAAAGCTGGAAGATTTAACCAATTGA
- a CDS encoding DUF3892 domain-containing protein gives MKRLRILCTKKLTQGTFEGDITHIGGVNGTGEKWNISVKEAVDGIMSGAFEFYIVEQFEEINVQVTGEIEKSLTAKGQGYLHNLLLDLPDCP, from the coding sequence ATGAAAAGATTACGCATACTCTGTACTAAAAAATTAACCCAAGGAACTTTTGAAGGAGACATTACCCATATCGGAGGTGTAAACGGAACAGGTGAGAAATGGAATATTTCAGTGAAGGAAGCGGTGGATGGAATCATGTCCGGAGCATTTGAATTCTACATCGTAGAGCAGTTTGAAGAAATAAACGTACAGGTCACCGGGGAAATCGAAAAATCACTGACTGCAAAAGGACAGGGATATCTTCATAATCTGTTGCTTGACCTTCCGGATTGTCCTTAG
- a CDS encoding ArdC family protein: protein MKTQVKTSAKTSTKRKGGNDFASNKGCTTQPAKGSSDIYRKFTDLIIEKLEQGVIPWRQPWHEMGMPANYLTKKPYRGINLWLLLSCGHQYPYYLTFKQANGLGGKIKKGAKALPICYWNFAFRDKKTGKVIPEDRIGEYDLKLVSKSGFLKEFKVFPIEQIEGIDWEFPEISKAEPLPENEQCQRIYEEMLRAPELIHSGSSAYYRADLDQITMPERNLFDSAEQYFGVLYHELVHSTGHPSRLNRIGVSEPQQFASEFYSKEELIAEMGAGYLNNLTGILDQNLLENSAAYIQHWLNELRNDKHLLIEAASKAQKAVDYILMEPPF, encoded by the coding sequence ATGAAGACGCAAGTAAAAACATCAGCAAAGACATCCACTAAGAGAAAAGGGGGAAATGATTTTGCAAGTAACAAGGGATGCACTACACAACCCGCAAAAGGATCATCGGATATCTACCGGAAGTTTACCGATCTGATTATTGAGAAACTGGAGCAGGGAGTGATTCCCTGGAGACAACCATGGCATGAGATGGGAATGCCGGCAAATTACCTGACCAAGAAGCCTTATAGAGGGATAAATCTTTGGCTTTTACTATCCTGTGGCCATCAGTATCCTTACTACCTGACTTTCAAACAGGCAAATGGATTGGGAGGAAAAATCAAAAAAGGGGCAAAGGCACTACCCATCTGCTACTGGAACTTTGCCTTTCGGGATAAGAAGACGGGAAAGGTGATTCCAGAAGATAGGATAGGGGAATATGATCTCAAACTGGTGAGTAAATCGGGTTTTCTCAAGGAGTTCAAAGTGTTTCCCATAGAACAGATTGAGGGAATAGACTGGGAATTTCCTGAAATAAGCAAAGCTGAGCCGCTACCCGAAAATGAGCAATGCCAAAGGATTTATGAGGAAATGTTAAGGGCTCCTGAGTTGATTCATTCTGGTTCCTCGGCTTACTACCGGGCAGACCTGGATCAAATCACGATGCCGGAGAGAAACCTGTTTGACTCGGCTGAGCAATATTTTGGGGTATTGTACCATGAGCTAGTCCACAGCACAGGCCACCCTTCCAGGTTAAATAGGATAGGGGTTTCAGAACCCCAACAGTTTGCCTCTGAGTTTTACAGCAAGGAGGAGCTGATTGCTGAGATGGGCGCAGGGTATCTGAACAACCTCACGGGGATATTGGATCAGAATCTGCTGGAGAACTCGGCAGCTTACATCCAACACTGGCTGAACGAACTCCGAAACGATAAGCACTTACTGATAGAGGCTGCGAGCAAAGCTCAAAAGGCGGTGGATTACATTCTGATGGAGCCTCCATTTTAG
- a CDS encoding RadC family protein, translating to METQERKIDLYEVAEIKLGYSAKVKSSQRPRVASSRQVHEVFAKVWDQERIGFAEDFKVMLLSRANRVLGIVTISSGGTAGTVVDVKLVFAAAIKANASSVILAHNHPSGNLMPSEQDKRLTQRIKEAGRILDVPVLDHLILAEEGFYSFADYGELEGSSSFFSFHELSVSENPWKLFVGIHYCKIAIDSRFLYIGISTNEHFMIL from the coding sequence ATGGAGACTCAGGAAAGAAAAATTGATTTGTATGAAGTAGCTGAGATCAAGCTGGGCTACAGTGCCAAGGTAAAGTCATCCCAAAGACCTAGGGTAGCAAGTTCAAGACAGGTTCATGAAGTGTTTGCCAAAGTCTGGGATCAGGAAAGGATTGGCTTTGCTGAAGACTTCAAAGTAATGCTGCTGTCCAGAGCCAATAGGGTACTGGGAATAGTAACCATCAGCTCGGGAGGAACCGCAGGGACTGTGGTGGATGTAAAACTGGTTTTTGCAGCTGCAATCAAGGCTAATGCAAGCTCTGTAATACTGGCCCATAATCACCCGAGTGGAAACTTGATGCCTTCAGAACAGGATAAGAGATTAACTCAAAGAATTAAAGAAGCAGGCAGGATTTTAGATGTCCCTGTACTGGATCATCTGATTCTTGCTGAGGAAGGATTTTATTCCTTTGCTGATTATGGGGAGCTCGAGGGCTCTTCTTCTTTTTTTAGTTTCCATGAACTTTCCGTTTCGGAAAATCCATGGAAGCTATTCGTAGGTATTCATTATTGTAAAATCGCGATTGATTCCAGATTTCTATACATAGGTATTTCTACTAATGAGCATTTCATGATCCTCTAG
- the thiM gene encoding hydroxyethylthiazole kinase, which yields MAKNLWKHIQKVRQTSPLVHNITNFVVMNNSANALLAVGASPIMSHAHSEVEDMVNICQSLVINIGTLDEYFVKSMILAAQKANELNKPWVLDPVGAGASPYRNEVLMQLLAYSPTVIRGNASEIMALAQADRVSTKGVDSTAKSDEAIHAAEYVHQKYGSIICISGETDIIVGNSRQTFISNGDGLMTKVTGLGCSATAVIGAFIAVIENREEAVCAATALFSISGELAAHQSKGPGTLQANLLDKLYHLTEDEFVAVLKIRNNG from the coding sequence ATGGCAAAAAATCTCTGGAAACACATTCAGAAGGTACGGCAAACCTCTCCCCTAGTCCACAATATCACCAATTTCGTGGTCATGAATAATTCGGCCAATGCTTTATTGGCTGTAGGAGCATCACCTATTATGTCTCACGCCCATTCCGAAGTTGAGGACATGGTAAATATCTGTCAGTCGCTGGTCATCAACATTGGTACATTGGATGAATATTTTGTGAAGTCCATGATTCTCGCCGCGCAAAAAGCCAATGAGTTAAACAAACCTTGGGTATTGGATCCTGTTGGTGCCGGTGCTTCTCCTTATCGAAATGAGGTTCTGATGCAACTTTTGGCCTATTCCCCCACGGTAATAAGAGGAAATGCTTCTGAAATTATGGCACTTGCCCAAGCTGACCGAGTCTCAACCAAAGGGGTTGACAGCACCGCCAAAAGTGATGAAGCGATTCACGCCGCGGAATACGTTCATCAAAAATATGGATCAATAATCTGCATATCGGGAGAAACAGACATCATCGTGGGCAATTCCCGGCAGACCTTCATCAGTAATGGTGATGGGTTGATGACAAAAGTAACCGGCTTAGGATGCTCTGCGACTGCGGTGATCGGTGCATTTATCGCCGTCATTGAAAACAGGGAAGAAGCGGTCTGTGCAGCAACCGCCCTGTTCAGCATCAGTGGTGAATTGGCAGCCCACCAAAGCAAAGGCCCGGGAACCCTACAGGCCAACCTATTGGATAAGTTGTATCACCTGACAGAAGATGAATTTGTCGCGGTCTTGAAAATCAGAAACAATGGATAG
- the thiE gene encoding thiamine phosphate synthase yields MDRNPFPYKLYLVVSEAACKKDFLHVIGQAIQGGVDIVQYREKGLNPEEYASKALQVKEITDKYNVPLIINDSVSVAKKINAFGIHVGNSDIAPTVIREIWKDCQCLGYSIEYMNQLESKETAAADYLGVSPVFSTPTKIDTITEWGIEGMKTIRKLTTKPLVAIGGLNQSNVSEVMNAGADSIAVVSAICAADDPREAAYSLKGILMNSL; encoded by the coding sequence ATGGATAGAAATCCATTCCCATATAAACTGTATTTGGTCGTCTCGGAGGCTGCTTGCAAAAAGGACTTTTTGCATGTGATTGGGCAGGCGATTCAGGGAGGTGTTGACATCGTACAGTATAGGGAAAAGGGACTAAACCCGGAAGAGTATGCATCCAAAGCTTTGCAGGTCAAAGAAATCACCGATAAGTATAATGTCCCTCTCATCATTAATGACAGCGTCTCAGTGGCGAAAAAAATCAACGCTTTTGGGATACATGTAGGCAATTCGGATATAGCCCCAACTGTAATTCGGGAAATATGGAAAGATTGTCAGTGTCTTGGATACTCCATCGAGTATATGAATCAATTGGAATCTAAAGAAACCGCAGCCGCGGACTATTTGGGGGTGAGCCCGGTATTCTCTACCCCGACGAAAATTGACACCATCACAGAATGGGGCATTGAGGGAATGAAAACCATCAGAAAACTCACTACGAAACCACTTGTTGCTATTGGTGGACTCAATCAAAGCAACGTCTCTGAAGTAATGAATGCGGGAGCGGACTCCATTGCCGTGGTCTCCGCGATCTGCGCTGCGGATGACCCACGGGAAGCTGCCTATTCACTGAAGGGGATATTAATGAATTCACTATGA
- the thiD gene encoding bifunctional hydroxymethylpyrimidine kinase/phosphomethylpyrimidine kinase, translated as MKKYSYPSVLAIAGFDGSGGAGIQADIKTISALGCYATSVLTALPVQNTQGVRSIFPIPIEAVAEQMEAVLDDIFPQAIKIGMVHTGELVDTIVEILAKYPKVPLVFDPVMVATSGHRLIEEKTKSVIVEKLFPISTLITPNMDEAGILAGMNVNTVEDMYLAGEKILKLGSNAILLKGGHLNLPKITSLFFDADGSVKSFEHEKLKTNNTHGSGCTLSSAIAGYLALGNDLPTAIQLGKNYVHQAIFAGKDVVTGKGNGPLNHFFNPQKLIKNDMV; from the coding sequence ATGAAAAAATACAGTTATCCTTCTGTTTTGGCGATTGCCGGATTTGACGGAAGCGGAGGGGCGGGTATTCAGGCTGACATCAAGACCATCTCTGCCCTGGGGTGCTATGCTACCTCTGTTTTGACAGCTTTACCCGTTCAAAACACCCAGGGTGTGCGGTCTATTTTCCCCATTCCCATAGAGGCAGTGGCGGAGCAGATGGAAGCCGTCTTGGATGATATTTTCCCGCAGGCCATAAAAATAGGAATGGTGCATACGGGCGAGCTCGTGGATACGATTGTTGAAATACTGGCAAAATACCCCAAGGTACCGCTGGTTTTCGATCCTGTCATGGTGGCCACGAGTGGGCATAGATTGATTGAGGAGAAAACAAAGTCAGTGATTGTCGAAAAGTTGTTTCCCATTTCAACACTCATTACTCCCAATATGGATGAAGCCGGGATATTGGCCGGAATGAATGTAAACACGGTAGAAGACATGTACCTAGCAGGTGAGAAGATATTGAAGCTGGGCAGCAATGCCATATTGCTCAAAGGCGGACACCTGAATCTCCCGAAAATCACATCACTGTTTTTTGATGCGGACGGCAGTGTGAAGTCATTTGAACATGAAAAACTCAAAACCAACAACACGCACGGTTCGGGTTGTACTTTATCCTCAGCCATCGCTGGTTATTTAGCGCTGGGAAATGATTTACCAACAGCTATCCAACTTGGAAAGAACTATGTTCATCAGGCCATCTTTGCCGGCAAAGACGTGGTAACCGGCAAGGGGAACGGTCCGCTCAACCACTTTTTCAACCCTCAAAAACTTATAAAAAATGACATGGTCTGA
- a CDS encoding TenA family protein: MTWSDSAWTQIQPIYLRILDMPFIQELIDGSLGEEKFQFYIAQDSNYLEHFGRALAVIGARSHETGDSLAFIRFAENAIIVEKALHESYFNEFGIKGKVAAQPACHHYIHFLKSTAAFDAVEVGMASVLPCFWIYKAVGDYILENQSSSTNPYQKWIDTYGGEEFAQAVMKAITICDKAALGTTEKTRNDMMEAFVTATRLEFDFWDNAYQLKTWV, translated from the coding sequence ATGACATGGTCTGATTCAGCCTGGACGCAGATCCAGCCAATTTATCTGCGAATCCTGGACATGCCCTTTATCCAGGAATTGATTGATGGCTCATTGGGTGAAGAAAAATTCCAATTCTACATTGCCCAGGACTCAAACTATCTGGAACATTTTGGAAGGGCATTGGCAGTGATAGGGGCACGCTCCCATGAAACTGGTGATTCACTTGCCTTCATCAGATTTGCCGAAAATGCGATTATTGTAGAAAAGGCATTACACGAATCCTATTTTAATGAATTCGGGATCAAGGGCAAAGTAGCAGCCCAGCCTGCCTGTCACCATTACATTCATTTCTTAAAAAGCACCGCTGCTTTTGATGCGGTGGAAGTAGGTATGGCCAGCGTTCTTCCGTGTTTTTGGATCTACAAGGCAGTTGGGGATTACATTCTGGAGAATCAATCCTCCTCGACCAATCCCTATCAAAAATGGATCGATACCTATGGAGGGGAGGAATTTGCGCAAGCAGTAATGAAAGCGATTACTATCTGCGACAAGGCAGCTCTCGGTACAACGGAAAAAACAAGAAACGATATGATGGAAGCATTTGTCACAGCCACCCGATTAGAGTTTGACTTTTGGGATAACGCCTATCAGTTGAAAACTTGGGTTTAG